The proteins below come from a single Argentina anserina chromosome 1, drPotAnse1.1, whole genome shotgun sequence genomic window:
- the LOC126793503 gene encoding chitinase 10, producing MAAVSLSSAVFLFSLTNIFLFSISSWEAEAHPVSTLIKKKLYKNLFLHKDDKACPANNFYTYRSFIKATKFFPAFGNTGSLATRKREIAAFLAQISHETTGGWATAPDGPYSWGLCYKEEISPGSSYCDNTDKEWPCYPGKSYKGRGPIQLSWNYNYGQGGKALGFDGLKNPELVANSSVIAFKTALWFWMTEQKPKPSCHNVMVGRYLLTKADVEANRTAEFGMVTNIINGRLECGIGSDARVNDRIGYFKRYASLFSVQTGSSLDCENQKPF from the exons ATGGCTGCTGTCTCGCTATCATCTGCAGTCTTCCTCTTCTCCCTCACTAACATCTTTCTTTTCTCCATCTCATCATGGGAAGCAGAAGCTCATCCAGTGTCTACTTTGATCAAGAAAAAGCTTTACAAAAACTTGTTCTTACATAAGGACGACAAAGCATGCCCTGCAAATAACTTCTACACCTACCGCTCTTTCATCAAGGCAACCAAATTCTTCCCGGCATTCGGCAATACCGGAAGTCTAGCCACCCGAAAGCGTGAGATTGCAGCCTTTCTTGCTCAGATCTCCCACGAGACCACAGGCGGGTGGGCTACTGCCCCCGACGGACCATATTCCTGGGGTTTGTGCTACAAAGAGGAAATCAGTCCGGGCAGCAGTTACTGTGATAACACCGACAAAGAGTGGCCATGCTATCCTGGAAAATCGTACAAAGGAAGAGGACCAATTCAATTATCTTG GAACTATAATTATGGCCAGGGAGGAAAGGCATTAGGGTTTGATGGGCTAAAGAATCCAGAATTAGTTGCAAACAGTTCCGTGATCGCGTTCAAAACAGCTTTATGGTTCTGGATGACGGAGCAGAAGCCGAAGCCCTCATGTCACAATGTCATGGTAGGTCGATATCTGCTTACGAAAGCCGACGTGGAGGCTAATCGGACTGCCGAGTTCGGAATGGTTACGAACATCATTAACGGTAGACTTGAATGCGGAATAGGAAGCGATGCCCGGGTGAATGACCGAATTGGCTATTTCAAAAGATATGCTAGTCTGTTTAGTGTTCAAACTGGATCATCTTTAGATTGTGAAAATCAAAAACCCTTTTAG